A genomic region of Mechercharimyces sp. CAU 1602 contains the following coding sequences:
- a CDS encoding ribbon-helix-helix domain-containing protein, whose product MENKNKGGRPQELEEPTRVTFRLSQADKKLMDDLAAREGVNRSQLLRLLLNEKKMRP is encoded by the coding sequence TTGGAAAATAAGAATAAGGGTGGGCGACCGCAAGAGTTGGAAGAACCTACACGAGTGACATTTCGTTTAAGTCAAGCTGACAAAAAGCTTATGGATGATTTGGCTGCCAGAGAAGGGGTGAATCGAAGTCAATTGCTTCGGTTGCTCCTCAATGAGAAGAAGATGAGACCATAG